Proteins encoded by one window of Salicibibacter halophilus:
- a CDS encoding DUF3219 family protein, translated as MVNEILLNEYTINVESYEEEKVDGLYKITIEFKVTSEEYHAITTLLYEGTFDVNVPERELMFRGTIQQYFTSITNLYIEGQVGDYTLKLIEVQG; from the coding sequence TTGGTAAACGAAATCTTGTTAAATGAATACACCATTAACGTTGAAAGCTATGAAGAAGAAAAAGTCGATGGTTTGTATAAAATAACCATTGAGTTTAAGGTGACGAGCGAGGAATATCACGCGATCACAACTTTGTTGTATGAAGGAACGTTTGATGTGAATGTGCCGGAGAGAGAGCTAATGTTCCGCGGAACGATTCAGCAATATTTTACCTCGATCACGAATTTATATATCGAAGGACAAGTGGGAGATTACACATTAAAATTAATCGAAGTTCAAGGCTAG
- a CDS encoding hotdog fold thioesterase, with the protein MQVRNKDSLVGELEMDYVELSSNRLVMTMPVGPKTQQPAGILHGGASVALAETAATMATAMNIDPQKYHPVGMEINANHVRSKTNGIVTATATPFHKGRTTMVWDIQITDENEKLICVSRCTMAVVPKK; encoded by the coding sequence ATGCAGGTTAGAAACAAAGATTCCCTTGTCGGAGAACTTGAAATGGACTATGTGGAACTCAGTTCAAACCGGCTGGTTATGACGATGCCCGTAGGGCCTAAAACGCAGCAACCGGCCGGCATTCTACATGGCGGGGCGTCTGTTGCCTTGGCGGAAACGGCAGCAACCATGGCAACTGCCATGAATATAGATCCACAAAAATATCATCCGGTAGGAATGGAAATTAATGCAAACCACGTGCGCAGTAAAACCAACGGCATAGTCACGGCAACCGCTACCCCTTTTCACAAAGGGCGAACGACCATGGTTTGGGATATTCAAATAACGGACGAAAACGAAAAACTGATTTGTGTCTCCCGTTGCACCATGGCGGTTGTTCCCAAAAAGTGA
- a CDS encoding TetR/AcrR family transcriptional regulator produces MARSKEYDENIVLHRAMKLFWHQGYEKTSMQDLVAHMGIHRRSIYDNFGSKHALYMKALERYAETVEANLETQIKTLDSVKQGIRLLFEVAVHRKEHQPSGCFTVNTAVELAEHDREAMEKVMDRFSNTENLLHELVLCGQTSGEISDRHEAERLAQFLNNSLVGVRVLAKTSHDTQKMEEIIDVTLSVLD; encoded by the coding sequence ATGGCTCGGAGCAAAGAGTATGATGAGAATATTGTTTTACATAGAGCCATGAAATTGTTTTGGCATCAGGGCTATGAAAAAACGTCCATGCAAGATTTGGTTGCCCATATGGGCATCCATCGCCGTAGTATCTATGATAACTTCGGCAGCAAACATGCGTTGTATATGAAAGCATTGGAACGCTATGCGGAGACGGTGGAAGCCAATTTAGAAACACAGATAAAAACGCTCGATTCAGTCAAGCAGGGGATCAGGCTTTTATTTGAGGTAGCGGTCCATCGCAAAGAGCATCAGCCGAGCGGATGCTTCACGGTGAATACGGCGGTTGAGTTGGCCGAGCATGACCGGGAAGCAATGGAGAAAGTGATGGATCGTTTCTCTAATACGGAGAACCTGTTACATGAGCTAGTGTTATGCGGTCAAACGTCGGGAGAAATATCGGACCGTCATGAAGCGGAGAGGCTGGCCCAATTTCTGAATAATTCGTTAGTTGGCGTGCGCGTTTTGGCGAAAACGAGCCATGACACGCAAAAAATGGAAGAGATTATAGATGTGACACTGTCTGTATTGGACTAA
- the thiT gene encoding energy-coupled thiamine transporter ThiT, producing MHKRTLIMVEIALMTALAFILSFIRFPGPWAQGGSISLIMVPIFIMAFRRGWRVGVLTGLLVGVVNLMYNAFIMHPIQMLLDHPVPYAALGLAGLFAFQNSEGRLSISWALIGVLFAGSLRFLSHFVSGVVWFGSFAPEGMNVYLYSFIYNISYILPGILITLVVLYMLYKAQPEFFQMKKTTTLTS from the coding sequence ATGCACAAACGCACGCTAATTATGGTTGAAATTGCTTTGATGACGGCGCTCGCGTTTATTTTGAGTTTCATCAGATTTCCGGGGCCATGGGCACAAGGCGGTTCGATTTCACTGATCATGGTACCGATTTTCATTATGGCTTTTAGGCGAGGATGGCGCGTTGGCGTCCTGACGGGATTGCTCGTAGGCGTCGTTAATTTGATGTATAATGCCTTTATTATGCACCCTATCCAAATGCTTCTGGATCACCCTGTCCCTTATGCCGCCCTCGGGCTTGCCGGATTGTTTGCTTTTCAGAATAGCGAAGGAAGATTGTCCATTTCCTGGGCGCTCATCGGCGTATTATTCGCAGGATCTCTGCGATTTTTATCCCACTTCGTCTCCGGTGTCGTTTGGTTCGGGAGCTTCGCCCCTGAGGGGATGAATGTTTATCTCTATTCTTTTATTTACAATATTTCCTATATATTGCCGGGAATTTTAATCACACTTGTCGTTCTCTACATGCTGTACAAGGCACAGCCTGAATTTTTTCAAATGAAAAAAACGACCACGCTAACCTCTTAA
- a CDS encoding MBL fold metallo-hydrolase, whose product MQIDEKDDVTCVKMDIVLGGQKINTVYAFLVDGMLIDTGPKHMEAELIPFYEAHAIDFVTLTHSHEDHSGTAPWLQQKYEVPIYVHANGVDICTQDWPYPKYRQMTWGRRVGFTATPFENTIQSRNREWKVIYTPGHADDHVALFDEENGTLFSGDLFVSPKPKVIMSSESIPQTMDSIRTLLYYDFDSIFCCHAGYVENGKEMLKQKLDHLETLSEEVKILHKEGLTVEEIRNKFYPKKYPVISVSGGEWDSLHIVSSILEKE is encoded by the coding sequence ATGCAAATAGATGAAAAAGATGATGTAACTTGTGTGAAAATGGACATTGTTCTCGGAGGTCAGAAAATAAATACCGTTTATGCCTTTTTGGTCGACGGGATGTTAATCGACACGGGTCCTAAGCATATGGAGGCTGAGCTTATTCCTTTCTATGAAGCGCATGCGATTGATTTTGTGACGCTGACCCATAGCCATGAGGATCATTCCGGTACGGCGCCATGGTTGCAGCAAAAATATGAAGTGCCCATATATGTTCACGCTAATGGGGTTGATATTTGTACCCAAGATTGGCCCTATCCGAAATATCGGCAAATGACTTGGGGGAGACGGGTTGGGTTTACGGCCACGCCATTCGAAAATACAATCCAATCCCGAAACCGGGAGTGGAAGGTGATTTATACGCCGGGACATGCCGATGATCATGTCGCGCTTTTCGACGAGGAAAACGGCACGTTATTTTCAGGGGATTTATTTGTTTCTCCGAAACCGAAAGTCATTATGAGCAGTGAGTCCATCCCACAGACGATGGATTCGATCCGAACGTTACTTTATTATGATTTTGATTCCATCTTTTGCTGCCATGCCGGATATGTAGAGAATGGAAAAGAAATGTTAAAGCAAAAATTGGATCATCTAGAGACCCTTTCCGAAGAGGTGAAAATCCTGCATAAAGAGGGGCTAACTGTTGAGGAAATCAGAAACAAATTTTACCCGAAAAAATATCCGGTGATTAGCGTCTCCGGAGGGGAGTGGGACTCTTTGCATATCGTTTCATCTATTTTGGAAAAGGAATAG
- a CDS encoding YhgE/Pip domain-containing protein — MKGYIDEWKAVFADKKMLISIIGILLIPVLYGGILLWAFWDPYGQLEELPVAVVNEDEGAELDGEQVNAGDEFVDELLESQDFNWHVTDADEAQSGFHASDYYFYVMIPSSFSEDVSSLQDEDPESGRLYYDINEDVNFAASQMGTQAVDTIEEELSRTLTETYMEVADDAYTELADAAVELEDGAEALADGIDSALENMSSLTEGLADLDEGAESLHAGTNEAAEGTHELRTEVEAFAEAYHNSEEIDQLENSLNEMQTDVTEARDYLESDDAAQLEQSLHSLDENWSDARDSLQSAEDSLSHLEASMEDVDQPIQDAQGVLDDISEMHDRLEQWQTRANESLHDLESFVGVCYEWQEMASEWNGAEEEALVLSDYIAENYPEDETLQNHADTVTETVEGIDSEDVQPCHQVDETVNALNETYDDMEKAAPELSEELEAIDAAFNETVETISAGQEDVSTWMNEVNEDLENAQAAAPEGIGDGDVELLEVFPQARSTLAELDESLSRADETLSSVDGTIDEAEQEVQSLDEGVQDLNEGADELSSEMQEAYQGGLDIEDGLEDLDEGAGELQENLQTLAETLLEHELTEEQQALFTSPVESVSESETEDYTYGEGLSPYFLSLGLFVGGLTLSIIYPFYQPLAEHNTAWNWFSGKLGVVWTVAAIQTIALLGVTFFGLDLDIANPVWFSFFMGFASLSFMALIFMLVAILDNPGRYIAIILLIIQLGGSGGSFPVELVPSFFQHVHAWLPMTYSVDGLRAVIMMGEPGLLLGTWPLLLVLLVSLGATFLFFAIKHKKGTGA; from the coding sequence TTGAAAGGTTATATAGACGAATGGAAGGCAGTTTTCGCAGACAAAAAAATGCTTATTTCGATTATCGGCATTCTATTGATCCCTGTTTTATATGGAGGCATTCTGCTTTGGGCCTTCTGGGACCCGTACGGGCAGCTTGAAGAGCTTCCCGTCGCAGTTGTGAATGAAGATGAAGGAGCTGAATTAGACGGGGAACAAGTGAATGCCGGGGATGAATTTGTAGATGAACTTCTGGAGAGCCAGGATTTCAATTGGCATGTGACGGATGCCGATGAAGCTCAAAGTGGCTTCCATGCGTCCGATTATTATTTTTATGTTATGATCCCTTCTTCTTTTTCTGAAGATGTTTCCTCTTTACAAGACGAGGACCCTGAAAGCGGACGGCTTTATTATGATATCAATGAGGATGTTAATTTTGCTGCCTCACAAATGGGAACACAGGCCGTGGACACGATTGAAGAGGAACTGTCCCGGACATTAACGGAAACCTATATGGAAGTTGCCGATGATGCATATACTGAACTGGCTGACGCGGCTGTTGAACTTGAGGATGGAGCCGAAGCGCTTGCGGATGGTATCGATTCAGCCCTTGAAAATATGAGCTCCCTCACGGAAGGGTTGGCAGACTTGGACGAAGGTGCCGAATCCTTGCATGCAGGGACAAACGAAGCCGCTGAAGGTACCCATGAATTGCGTACGGAAGTCGAAGCATTCGCGGAGGCTTATCATAACAGTGAAGAAATCGATCAATTGGAAAACTCGTTGAATGAGATGCAAACGGATGTAACAGAAGCCCGCGATTATTTGGAAAGCGACGACGCAGCACAACTGGAACAATCCCTTCACTCCCTTGATGAAAACTGGTCGGATGCACGTGATTCCCTGCAATCAGCCGAAGATTCTCTCAGCCATTTGGAAGCTAGCATGGAGGACGTCGACCAACCTATTCAAGATGCACAAGGTGTTCTAGATGATATTAGCGAGATGCATGACCGCCTGGAGCAATGGCAAACCCGGGCAAATGAGAGCTTGCATGACTTAGAATCGTTTGTAGGGGTCTGTTACGAGTGGCAAGAGATGGCTAGCGAATGGAATGGTGCCGAGGAAGAAGCTTTAGTCTTGTCTGATTATATCGCGGAAAACTATCCGGAAGATGAAACACTGCAAAACCATGCGGATACAGTTACAGAAACCGTTGAGGGCATCGATTCCGAGGATGTTCAACCTTGCCATCAAGTCGATGAAACCGTAAATGCTTTAAACGAGACTTATGATGATATGGAAAAGGCAGCTCCGGAACTTTCAGAGGAACTTGAAGCCATCGATGCAGCATTCAATGAAACCGTTGAAACGATTTCCGCTGGGCAGGAAGATGTTTCAACGTGGATGAATGAAGTAAACGAGGATTTGGAAAATGCCCAGGCAGCCGCCCCGGAAGGGATCGGGGATGGAGACGTTGAATTATTGGAAGTGTTTCCGCAGGCAAGATCCACATTAGCCGAGCTGGATGAATCACTATCACGGGCAGACGAAACATTATCATCCGTAGACGGTACGATTGATGAAGCTGAACAAGAGGTGCAATCCCTTGATGAAGGCGTACAAGACTTAAACGAAGGAGCAGATGAGCTCTCATCAGAAATGCAAGAGGCCTACCAAGGTGGCTTGGATATTGAAGATGGCCTTGAAGACCTCGATGAAGGTGCCGGAGAACTGCAGGAAAACCTTCAGACACTGGCTGAAACGTTATTGGAACATGAGCTAACCGAAGAGCAACAAGCCCTTTTCACTTCCCCCGTTGAATCCGTGTCTGAGAGTGAAACCGAGGATTATACGTACGGAGAAGGGCTCTCTCCTTATTTTTTATCGTTGGGATTATTCGTCGGAGGATTGACGCTGTCGATTATCTACCCGTTTTATCAGCCGTTGGCCGAACACAATACGGCTTGGAATTGGTTTTCCGGTAAATTAGGGGTCGTATGGACAGTGGCTGCGATCCAAACGATCGCCCTACTTGGAGTCACCTTTTTCGGACTTGACCTGGATATCGCTAACCCTGTTTGGTTTTCCTTTTTCATGGGCTTTGCCAGCCTTTCCTTTATGGCACTGATTTTTATGCTTGTCGCGATATTGGATAACCCCGGACGTTATATCGCGATTATCTTATTAATTATACAGCTGGGAGGAAGTGGAGGTTCCTTTCCCGTGGAACTCGTTCCTTCTTTCTTTCAACACGTACACGCTTGGCTGCCGATGACGTATTCCGTGGATGGGCTGCGGGCTGTGATCATGATGGGCGAACCGGGATTATTGCTTGGTACATGGCCCCTGCTTTTGGTTTTACTTGTGTCACTGGGAGCAACTTTTCTGTTTTTTGCCATCAAGCATAAGAAAGGGACTGGAGCATAA
- a CDS encoding FIMAH domain-containing protein has translation MLLILWPSNVIDAEDPEEELDYTDEYDTDYTDDFSDQFEFNIEDYDLSDWTNHEELGEELDRIEDESNGEVEVEVLGTSQNDRELYSARAGEGDRVLLIDSEIHGNEKSGTEAILSMLDTLGTDDSQEVELVLYELTIIAVPKLNPDGSEDSQRQNDISWEEVVENHPQLEDAEPAWYWNESANGFDVNRDFNPDLDYEPQPEDLPGTSADPGIFLSNEARILADLYQDLEAEFGEVEAYVNLHHMGTPQLEETGEDVTVALSYPPLGPEDNPKYDEWEDLDQDKSRRYTMAAANGMEEKADDDDYPVLARYINPDIFDLSGIALGAFGLNGSASILFEMAGQQPQTPYDEDLIEVVEDGLWGIANSMADGTVDDINGDDFYDIPKYWPDEPNVSEPGQYATDFTENAAGEAPEDWSPIWQGEEEQFTVLEDPNRLQHVAESGVRGLTSDEVGEIFGSAEMFGLVRGSNVQETLFELGFHMSGSSTNENMIYADAQIEDADSGESSIRIMERNGGSAEALASEELPFTLEEDEWYRVLLQRDADALRVKMWPNGQEEPEEWQAVEEQGSRYGGSVGISHATPGTVNEYAFIGVGIGGEEAPHAPDDILDPEDPGDAPAIENLQPTEDLSLSAGESVDIAFDSEPGLDASFSIRMPLVNTQSAPTELPMTETDDGHYVAYWTATSNVEAEGAEIEVAVTDEDGNENRETAEGRLDINVDEDSSEKDITIDNIRTMIEHSDETGEFASDEAFQALSTHLTAVNHYEQQNDAGKVVNHMEGFQDLLNDQQANEAISEKAFEDLQAQANAVIENWE, from the coding sequence TTGCTTTTAATACTTTGGCCATCCAATGTAATAGATGCTGAAGATCCTGAGGAAGAATTGGATTATACCGATGAATATGACACGGATTACACGGATGATTTTTCGGATCAATTTGAATTCAACATCGAAGACTATGATCTATCTGATTGGACGAATCACGAAGAGTTAGGGGAAGAGTTGGATCGAATCGAGGACGAAAGTAACGGGGAAGTTGAAGTTGAAGTTTTGGGAACTTCTCAAAACGATCGTGAGCTCTACTCTGCTCGTGCAGGAGAAGGAGATCGAGTCCTTCTTATTGATAGTGAAATACATGGAAATGAAAAGTCGGGAACCGAAGCAATCCTTTCCATGCTGGACACGCTTGGAACAGATGATAGCCAAGAGGTGGAATTGGTGCTTTATGAATTGACCATTATCGCTGTGCCAAAGCTAAATCCTGATGGTTCGGAAGATTCTCAGCGTCAAAATGATATTTCTTGGGAAGAAGTAGTTGAAAATCATCCACAACTTGAAGATGCTGAGCCTGCTTGGTACTGGAACGAGTCCGCGAATGGTTTTGATGTGAACCGGGATTTCAATCCGGATCTGGATTATGAGCCGCAGCCTGAAGACCTTCCGGGAACGAGTGCAGATCCCGGTATATTTTTATCTAATGAAGCTCGTATTCTAGCTGATTTATATCAGGATTTAGAAGCGGAATTCGGGGAAGTGGAGGCTTACGTTAATCTTCATCACATGGGAACCCCACAACTGGAAGAAACGGGAGAAGATGTTACTGTTGCTTTAAGTTACCCTCCTTTAGGTCCTGAAGACAATCCAAAATACGACGAGTGGGAAGATTTAGATCAAGATAAGTCACGACGTTACACAATGGCTGCTGCCAATGGCATGGAGGAAAAGGCAGACGATGATGATTATCCGGTTTTGGCACGATATATAAACCCTGACATATTTGATCTATCTGGCATTGCATTAGGGGCATTTGGACTGAATGGGAGCGCATCCATATTATTTGAAATGGCCGGTCAACAGCCACAGACCCCTTATGATGAAGACTTGATTGAAGTTGTTGAAGATGGTCTGTGGGGGATCGCCAATTCAATGGCTGATGGAACGGTCGATGATATAAATGGCGACGATTTTTATGATATTCCGAAATACTGGCCGGATGAACCGAATGTTTCCGAACCGGGTCAATATGCCACTGACTTTACAGAAAATGCAGCAGGGGAAGCACCAGAGGATTGGTCACCAATTTGGCAAGGAGAGGAAGAACAATTTACCGTTCTTGAAGATCCCAACCGTTTACAACATGTCGCCGAATCCGGTGTTCGTGGATTAACTTCAGATGAGGTCGGTGAAATCTTTGGCAGCGCTGAGATGTTTGGATTAGTGCGTGGAAGTAACGTGCAGGAAACACTGTTTGAACTCGGATTTCATATGTCCGGTTCTTCTACGAATGAGAACATGATTTATGCCGATGCACAAATAGAGGATGCAGATTCAGGTGAAAGTTCCATACGTATTATGGAACGTAATGGCGGAAGTGCCGAAGCACTTGCGTCTGAAGAACTTCCATTTACGCTGGAGGAAGATGAATGGTATAGGGTCTTATTGCAAAGAGATGCCGATGCTTTACGTGTAAAAATGTGGCCGAATGGGCAAGAAGAGCCGGAGGAATGGCAAGCGGTTGAGGAACAAGGAAGCAGATACGGGGGAAGTGTAGGCATTTCCCACGCAACGCCGGGCACGGTCAATGAATATGCGTTCATAGGTGTTGGCATTGGCGGCGAAGAAGCACCTCATGCACCGGACGATATCCTTGATCCTGAAGATCCCGGTGACGCACCTGCCATTGAGAATCTCCAGCCAACCGAAGATCTTTCATTAAGCGCGGGTGAATCCGTGGATATTGCATTTGACAGCGAGCCAGGCTTGGACGCATCGTTCTCCATTCGTATGCCATTAGTGAATACCCAGTCAGCTCCAACCGAATTACCGATGACCGAGACAGACGATGGGCACTATGTCGCTTATTGGACGGCAACGTCAAACGTTGAAGCAGAAGGTGCTGAAATTGAGGTAGCTGTCACGGATGAGGACGGAAATGAGAACCGTGAAACAGCCGAAGGGCGATTGGATATTAACGTAGATGAAGATTCTTCAGAGAAAGACATTACGATAGACAATATCAGAACGATGATTGAACATAGTGATGAAACAGGAGAGTTTGCGTCTGATGAAGCTTTCCAAGCTTTATCAACTCATTTAACTGCCGTAAATCACTATGAGCAGCAAAATGACGCTGGAAAAGTTGTGAACCATATGGAAGGGTTTCAAGATTTGCTGAACGACCAGCAAGCCAATGAAGCAATCTCCGAAAAAGCTTTTGAAGATCTGCAAGCACAAGCGAACGCTGTAATTGAAAACTGGGAATGA
- a CDS encoding DUF896 domain-containing protein produces MISDEKLDRINELAKRQKTTGLTADEQDEQKDLREEYLQNFRTSFKQQIQNVSVVDEKGNEVTPDKLRNAKGKRRSY; encoded by the coding sequence TTGATATCCGATGAAAAGCTTGACCGTATTAATGAACTAGCCAAACGACAGAAAACCACGGGTTTGACTGCAGATGAGCAAGACGAACAAAAAGACTTGCGGGAAGAATATCTACAGAATTTTAGAACCTCTTTCAAACAGCAGATTCAAAATGTGTCCGTCGTTGATGAAAAAGGAAACGAAGTAACCCCGGACAAATTACGCAATGCCAAAGGCAAACGCCGTTCTTATTAA
- a CDS encoding LLM class flavin-dependent oxidoreductase: MKLSILDQSPISSNQTAGEALNESMKLAQVGERLGYERIWMTEHHDLPGLACSAPEVMLSYIGAKTKTIRLGTGAVLLPHYKSYKVAEVHHQLATLFPGRIDLGIGRAPGGSAEVTNALNDNFLQNVYKMPDLVEELLCYLDDQIPKVSASPLPDISPTPWLLGTSAKSASLAGEHGISYVFGQFMSDEDGPTIVQKYLDAFTPRDRGQKPGIIVTISAICAETTEKAEEIALSSLIWQLQKEKGEGKQGVPSIQDAKDYPLSDKEKERFEDMKQRMIIGGPNEAKAEIKEIQTKNQANEIMIMTTTYSPQDRVRSYELIAEEVLSTDNKTLS, encoded by the coding sequence ATGAAACTAAGCATATTGGATCAATCTCCGATTTCGTCGAATCAAACGGCTGGAGAGGCATTGAACGAATCCATGAAGTTGGCACAAGTGGGAGAGAGGCTTGGATATGAGCGTATCTGGATGACGGAACATCATGATTTGCCGGGGCTCGCGTGTTCAGCGCCTGAAGTTATGTTAAGTTATATCGGAGCGAAAACCAAGACGATTCGTCTCGGTACCGGCGCTGTTTTGCTTCCCCACTATAAATCGTACAAAGTGGCGGAGGTGCATCATCAGTTAGCCACCCTCTTTCCGGGTCGGATTGATCTGGGAATTGGACGAGCCCCCGGCGGCTCCGCGGAAGTCACGAATGCGTTAAATGACAACTTTCTACAAAACGTCTATAAAATGCCCGATTTGGTGGAAGAGCTGCTCTGTTATTTGGACGATCAGATCCCGAAAGTATCCGCTTCTCCACTGCCGGACATCTCCCCCACCCCATGGTTGCTTGGCACGAGTGCAAAAAGTGCTTCGCTTGCAGGAGAACACGGGATAAGCTATGTGTTCGGGCAGTTCATGAGCGATGAGGACGGCCCCACCATTGTCCAGAAATATTTGGATGCTTTTACTCCCCGAGACCGAGGGCAAAAGCCGGGAATCATCGTTACCATTTCCGCCATCTGCGCGGAAACGACGGAAAAAGCGGAAGAAATCGCTTTAAGCTCCCTTATTTGGCAGTTACAAAAGGAAAAGGGAGAAGGAAAACAAGGCGTCCCCTCTATCCAAGATGCAAAAGACTATCCACTGAGCGATAAGGAGAAGGAACGTTTTGAAGACATGAAACAGCGAATGATCATCGGTGGTCCGAATGAAGCAAAAGCGGAGATCAAAGAGATCCAAACAAAAAATCAAGCAAATGAAATCATGATCATGACAACGACATACTCACCGCAGGATCGTGTGCGGTCGTATGAACTTATTGCCGAGGAAGTTCTTTCAACAGATAACAAGACATTATCCTAA
- a CDS encoding TetR/AcrR family transcriptional regulator: MITNKRATILEAAKRAFSLFGYKGTSVAHVAKLAGIGKGTIYTEFKNKEKMLEAVMDGILQDLGNIFERVKQKDERSILKLHRALYDTLHYRKEHQLLMHLTEEVSVHGTKEAVSAMQKVEDFIISALEQAIAQGVEKGRLQVMDAEVTAFTIYKLYIAFIVDWEEKKQPLTEEELFQVFENHIFNGIVVR, from the coding sequence GTGATTACAAACAAGCGAGCAACAATTCTAGAGGCAGCAAAACGGGCGTTTTCCTTGTTTGGTTATAAAGGCACATCCGTCGCCCATGTTGCGAAACTCGCCGGTATCGGCAAAGGCACGATCTATACTGAATTTAAAAATAAAGAAAAGATGTTGGAAGCGGTAATGGATGGCATTTTACAAGATCTCGGGAACATTTTTGAACGGGTCAAACAGAAGGATGAACGATCCATATTGAAACTGCACCGCGCCTTATATGATACGTTGCACTATCGGAAAGAGCACCAGCTGCTTATGCATCTCACCGAAGAAGTGAGCGTACACGGCACGAAAGAAGCCGTCTCCGCGATGCAGAAGGTAGAAGATTTCATTATAAGCGCTTTGGAGCAGGCCATCGCGCAAGGGGTGGAGAAAGGGCGTTTACAAGTGATGGATGCCGAGGTTACAGCCTTCACCATCTACAAACTCTACATCGCGTTTATCGTTGATTGGGAAGAAAAAAAACAACCGCTGACGGAAGAAGAATTATTCCAGGTCTTTGAAAATCACATCTTTAACGGCATCGTCGTTCGATGA
- a CDS encoding efflux RND transporter permease subunit — translation MLPSRNLGYTVTIGGETTERTEVFIQIGQIFIAVVFLIFITMALQFYSLTIPFILFSAVYLAFSGAIFGLFITQTGLGFMSLMGGVSLAGIVVRNGIILIEFIEQRRKAGMNIKDAVSLASRQRFRPIILTSLTTIAGLSPVAFGNSTLFQPLGIAIVFGALFSTILTLFVVPALYLIRAHWKGLMHN, via the coding sequence ATGTTGCCCTCGCGAAATCTGGGTTATACGGTAACCATTGGGGGCGAAACAACCGAGCGAACGGAAGTGTTTATCCAGATTGGGCAAATCTTTATCGCGGTTGTTTTCCTCATTTTTATCACAATGGCTTTACAATTTTATTCGCTAACGATTCCGTTCATTTTGTTTAGTGCCGTTTATCTCGCTTTTTCAGGTGCGATCTTCGGTCTGTTCATTACCCAAACCGGATTAGGTTTTATGTCCCTGATGGGTGGAGTGAGTCTTGCGGGAATTGTCGTTAGAAACGGGATTATTTTAATTGAGTTCATCGAACAGCGCAGAAAAGCAGGGATGAACATAAAAGATGCCGTATCACTTGCATCAAGGCAACGTTTTAGACCTATTATCCTCACATCGCTAACAACTATTGCAGGTCTGTCACCGGTAGCGTTTGGAAATAGCACATTGTTCCAACCGCTCGGAATCGCGATTGTCTTCGGGGCATTATTCTCAACGATTCTAACTCTATTCGTTGTCCCGGCATTATATCTGATCCGCGCACATTGGAAAGGGCTTATGCATAATTGA
- the lexA gene encoding transcriptional repressor LexA: protein MKKLSQRQETILEFIKDNVKKKGYPPSVREIGEAVDLASSSTVHGHLARLEKKGYIRRDPTKPRAIEVLHLDEEGNEIAETDKPASAYVPLIGKVTAGLPITAVENVEGYMPLPDHFVGSDQVFMLTIEGDSMIEAGILDGDQVIVRQQPTANNGDIIVAMTDEQEATVKRFYNEGDHIRLQPENQTMEPIILDDCQVLGKISGVFRTIS from the coding sequence ATGAAGAAGCTCTCCCAACGACAAGAAACGATTCTCGAATTTATTAAGGACAATGTAAAAAAGAAAGGGTATCCACCCTCTGTGCGAGAAATTGGCGAAGCGGTCGACCTCGCCTCAAGCTCGACCGTTCACGGCCATTTGGCCCGCTTGGAAAAGAAAGGGTATATCCGCAGAGACCCAACTAAACCAAGAGCGATCGAAGTTCTTCATCTGGATGAAGAAGGAAACGAAATTGCCGAAACAGACAAACCGGCAAGTGCTTATGTTCCTTTAATCGGGAAAGTAACAGCAGGCCTGCCCATTACAGCCGTCGAAAATGTAGAGGGATATATGCCGTTGCCCGACCATTTTGTCGGAAGTGACCAGGTGTTCATGCTCACCATTGAAGGGGACAGTATGATTGAGGCGGGAATTCTTGATGGGGACCAGGTGATTGTGCGCCAACAACCGACCGCAAATAACGGTGATATTATCGTAGCAATGACGGACGAGCAGGAAGCAACCGTCAAACGCTTTTATAATGAAGGGGATCACATCCGATTACAGCCCGAAAACCAAACGATGGAACCGATCATTCTTGACGATTGCCAAGTGCTCGGAAAAATAAGCGGTGTCTTTCGTACGATTTCCTAA